The Larus michahellis chromosome 9, bLarMic1.1, whole genome shotgun sequence genome contains the following window.
agaatggtttgggacCGTAGaatggaagggaccttgaagatcacctagttctgACCCCTAACGGTGGTTTCTATGCTGCTACACAGGGTGTGCATGGTCCCCATGCTGCCATCCACGGTATGCATGGTCCCCAGGACATCGTGCAAGGTGTCCATGCTGCCCATGTCTTTGTGCAAGGCATGCGTGGTCCCAGTGCCATCGTGCACACTCCCAGTGCCATTGTGCACAGTGTACATAGTGCCCACGCCATCGCACAAGGTGTGCGTGGTCCCAGGCCCACTGTGCATGGTGCGCATGGTCCCCGCACCATCGGGCAAGAAGTGCAGGACAACAGCAGCCTCTCAGGACACCATTTCTCGCACAGACACAAGGGGAAGCCATGAGGGCCGCTGTAGATTCCTGCCGGTGCTGCTGCGGCTCACCGGAGGGTCCCGCtgaggcagggcaggcaggtgcAGCAGGCGCAGAGGCTGAGCATGGCCGTCAGCAGGGCCGAGAGCCGCGACGGCCGCTGGCACGCGAAGGCTTTCTTCACCTCGCCGCCGGTCTGGGCGACGTAGTCGAGGGTGTGCAGGACGTAGTGCTCCACGCTGTCGGCGGCCCCGTGCTGCTCGgcctgcagcccctccagctgcaggaagAGCCCGTGCAGCTCTGCCATCTGCGCTTCCAGGTCGAGGAGCTGCCGTTGGCGCGCCTGGGCCAAGGCCAGGTGCTGCCTGGCCTTGAGCTCCTCCAGGTCCCGGCCCACGATGCGAGGTGCCTCAGGGCTCTCAGCCAGCCGGTCCAGGTCCTCACCCCCCAGGTCGATGCCCGCCAGCTCCGCCTGCCTCTCGATCTGCTCCTTCAGCCGTTGCCGGTAGCGGCTCTCCCGGGCGTAGTGGCGGGCGAGGACGGCCCGGTACcgccgcagcagcagccacagctgggtCTGGCGGACGCGGGGTCCCGCTTGCCCCGTCCCCCCCTGTGGCGCCACCGGCAGGGcccccagctggggctgcagggccacGGCCTGGCGGGTGAAGGCGGCTCTGGCGGCACCGAGTCCCTGCTTCTCCCGGGCGATGCTGTCCTCGGAGGTGCAGCTCAGCACCCTCTGCTGCGTCCTGTCGATGCTCtcggagagctgctccagcccatccAGTGCCCGC
Protein-coding sequences here:
- the LOC141748945 gene encoding syntaxin-1A homolog produces the protein MRDRLAELRQRAAVEGDPHEDGLCFDNPAFGGDDASPVSRALQEAAELWRALDGLEQLSESIDRTQQRVLSCTSEDSIAREKQGLGAARAAFTRQAVALQPQLGALPVAPQGGTGQAGPRVRQTQLWLLLRRYRAVLARHYARESRYRQRLKEQIERQAELAGIDLGGEDLDRLAESPEAPRIVGRDLEELKARQHLALAQARQRQLLDLEAQMAELHGLFLQLEGLQAEQHGAADSVEHYVLHTLDYVAQTGGEVKKAFACQRPSRLSALLTAMLSLCACCTCLPCLSGTLR